The following coding sequences lie in one Maribacter forsetii DSM 18668 genomic window:
- a CDS encoding response regulator gives MISIAIAEDHQALIDGIISYLKYENDIEIIGQANNGEELLRLVRLKQPKVVLCDIRMPKLDGIEATKCILKEFPNTKIVAFTMFDQDDAVQQMLAAGAHGYILKNSSLDVVLEAIRTVYDNKTYYDKKIHIPDGEKNSTKSVLSAREREILQLIGNGHTSHQIADDLFIGKSTVDTHRKNMIRKLGLSGAGELLRYAVEKKYEF, from the coding sequence ATGATAAGCATAGCCATAGCCGAAGACCACCAAGCTTTAATAGATGGTATTATTTCCTATCTAAAGTATGAGAACGATATTGAAATAATCGGTCAAGCAAATAATGGCGAAGAACTATTGAGGTTGGTACGGTTAAAACAGCCCAAAGTGGTATTATGTGATATTCGAATGCCAAAATTGGACGGTATTGAAGCCACCAAATGTATTTTAAAAGAATTTCCAAATACTAAAATAGTTGCTTTTACCATGTTTGATCAAGATGATGCCGTACAGCAAATGCTAGCCGCCGGTGCCCATGGTTATATTTTAAAAAATAGCAGCTTAGATGTGGTTTTGGAAGCTATACGTACCGTCTACGATAACAAAACATACTACGATAAAAAAATTCATATTCCCGATGGAGAAAAGAATAGCACTAAAAGTGTTCTCTCTGCCCGCGAACGAGAAATTTTACAATTAATTGGCAATGGCCATACCAGTCATCAAATTGCCGATGATCTCTTTATTGGAAAAAGCACCGTAGATACTCACCGTAAGAATATGATCAGAAAACTAGGTCTAAGTGGTGCGGGCGAGCTCTTGCGATATGCGGTAGAGAAAAAGTATGAGTTTTAG